The following proteins are co-located in the Natrinema halophilum genome:
- a CDS encoding fibronectin type III domain-containing protein — protein sequence MTLTFTTDIPDAAGLLLDATVQSELTATWDDNLNNGEFRLEWKEEDPDTTTTYSDANSATVGHDILSYTITGLLDGEKYSVRLRCQTSYKTGSWLEAADITKLTAADQPSVSSSTDTSVGLSWTINSNFEGSQQIYRRRTDYNYNDNGRLIATLSTTAASYIDSTPQPDREYEYEVRALTQWVHADSPATTVSTTDSLGLEDRAVPPTEWYAEIAHPDDPTLTPRILDDPVRRPTVNGFPRIELPVPQDETWHATAFDDAPLSVWHDGDREPVDTLEHRRLRPDRTVLEGRGGTQLDQRVIEDVDTQKTHLFVEDLLTTHTDYSVNVDTPQSETEQRSIQEADTDVEHQQAFVSIPSDQPLEFTSDGYYAPTQTGWFVEAENAAGNVQGTVSSSDYSGGTAAGVFGDADEFQLTIENDHTIPAGNLQILFRRDTRNVSNHHGLDLILDGTTIESLSAGVLAEQLAWYSIAVNTEISPGTHTFTVAATGGGEDFEIDAVAAYDNRFGHSEPSSVNADGYLDGPELYPDIARLEMEPIETPLGISEVTLEVVTADDGTVSELAIGEEGTTTWNTATDVSSHTYSYSSLATTARGRIGVGRQGSRSDAAPATGFDRERVDSLTMTAQLDDTPVLTDRSFDGRLIDVLREVADIGNFVFEVRETSSGTTFEWTQIDQRSTNVDPDLADYDIDRQTEDVVEKAVIYGGAQRITRQSVTVTVGSWVDLPFPDSRLVEGRETIYDGSTEYERGTDYEIRYATSDGNPELKALSGGSISDGATVSVDADVKPRGQYTAGGAGASPKTIIKDIPGLASKQMCDQVALYLVEETGDALIEADVTVPHDSVEWSVIEAIDPAQLPTDGPMQVREIESNASQTTLRLASRQSVGEAVQDIRQRTQRNSERV from the coding sequence ATGACACTCACATTCACCACTGACATCCCCGATGCTGCCGGCCTCCTCCTGGATGCGACTGTCCAGAGTGAGCTGACTGCAACATGGGATGATAACCTCAACAACGGAGAGTTTCGGCTCGAGTGGAAAGAAGAGGACCCGGACACGACGACTACCTATTCGGACGCGAACAGCGCGACTGTCGGCCACGATATCCTGTCGTACACTATCACCGGCCTCCTGGACGGAGAAAAATACTCCGTTCGTCTCCGTTGCCAGACCAGTTACAAGACCGGATCGTGGCTCGAAGCTGCCGACATCACGAAGCTAACTGCTGCCGACCAGCCATCGGTCTCGAGTTCGACGGACACCTCTGTCGGTTTGAGTTGGACAATCAACTCCAACTTCGAGGGATCACAGCAGATCTACCGGCGGCGTACGGACTACAACTACAACGATAATGGCCGACTCATCGCGACCCTCTCGACGACTGCGGCCTCCTATATTGATTCGACCCCCCAACCCGACCGCGAGTACGAGTACGAAGTCCGTGCGCTCACACAGTGGGTCCATGCCGATAGCCCGGCGACGACGGTCTCGACGACTGATTCGCTCGGTCTCGAGGATCGTGCCGTCCCACCGACGGAATGGTACGCGGAGATTGCCCATCCAGACGACCCAACGCTGACGCCACGGATCCTCGACGATCCTGTTCGGCGGCCAACGGTCAACGGCTTCCCGCGCATCGAACTCCCGGTCCCGCAGGACGAGACATGGCACGCAACCGCGTTCGACGATGCGCCACTCTCGGTTTGGCATGACGGCGATCGCGAACCGGTCGACACGCTGGAGCACCGGCGCCTCCGGCCCGATCGGACCGTCCTCGAGGGCCGCGGTGGCACGCAGCTCGACCAGCGAGTGATCGAAGACGTCGACACCCAGAAGACGCACCTATTCGTCGAGGATTTGCTTACGACGCACACCGACTATTCTGTCAACGTCGATACTCCCCAGAGCGAGACTGAGCAGCGGTCGATTCAGGAGGCCGATACGGACGTCGAGCATCAGCAAGCGTTTGTCTCAATCCCCAGCGACCAGCCGCTCGAGTTTACGAGCGACGGCTACTACGCACCGACGCAGACCGGCTGGTTCGTCGAGGCCGAGAACGCGGCTGGGAACGTCCAGGGGACGGTCTCGAGTTCGGACTACAGCGGTGGCACAGCGGCCGGTGTCTTCGGGGACGCTGACGAGTTCCAGCTGACTATCGAGAACGACCATACCATCCCGGCGGGCAACCTCCAGATTCTCTTTCGACGGGATACCCGGAACGTATCAAACCACCACGGCCTCGATCTCATCCTCGATGGGACAACGATCGAGTCGTTGAGTGCTGGCGTTTTGGCCGAGCAACTGGCCTGGTACTCGATCGCCGTCAACACCGAGATCTCGCCCGGCACCCACACGTTCACGGTCGCAGCGACCGGCGGTGGCGAGGACTTCGAGATCGACGCGGTGGCAGCGTACGACAACCGCTTCGGGCACTCCGAGCCCAGCAGCGTCAACGCAGACGGCTATCTCGATGGCCCCGAACTCTACCCGGATATCGCCCGCCTCGAGATGGAGCCGATCGAGACGCCGCTCGGGATCTCCGAGGTCACCCTCGAGGTCGTGACTGCCGACGATGGGACCGTCTCCGAGCTCGCAATCGGCGAGGAGGGCACGACGACCTGGAACACTGCCACCGATGTGAGCAGTCACACTTACTCCTACTCGAGCCTCGCGACGACGGCCCGCGGCCGGATCGGCGTCGGCCGCCAGGGATCGCGAAGTGATGCCGCTCCGGCGACGGGCTTCGACCGCGAGAGGGTTGACTCGCTGACGATGACGGCGCAACTCGACGATACGCCAGTGCTCACTGATCGGTCGTTCGACGGCCGGTTAATCGACGTCCTCCGCGAGGTCGCCGACATCGGCAACTTCGTTTTCGAGGTCCGCGAGACGAGCAGCGGGACGACATTCGAGTGGACGCAGATCGACCAGCGCTCGACCAACGTCGATCCCGACCTCGCAGACTACGATATCGACCGTCAAACCGAGGACGTCGTCGAGAAAGCAGTCATCTACGGCGGCGCCCAGCGGATCACGCGCCAGTCGGTGACCGTCACGGTCGGCTCGTGGGTCGACCTGCCGTTCCCCGATTCGCGACTCGTCGAGGGCCGCGAGACCATCTACGACGGCAGCACGGAGTACGAGCGCGGTACCGACTACGAGATTCGGTATGCGACCAGCGACGGTAATCCGGAGCTCAAGGCGCTATCGGGTGGTTCAATCTCCGATGGAGCGACGGTCTCGGTCGACGCCGACGTCAAACCCCGTGGTCAGTACACGGCCGGCGGCGCAGGGGCAAGTCCAAAGACGATCATCAAGGACATCCCCGGCCTGGCCTCGAAGCAGATGTGTGACCAGGTAGCGCTCTATCTCGTTGAGGAGACCGGCGATGCCTTGATCGAGGCCGACGTGACGGTCCCCCACGACAGCGTCGAGTGGTCGGTGATCGAGGCAATCGACCCCGCGCAGTTGCCGACCGACGGGCCGATGCAGGTCCGCGAGATTGAGAGCAACGCCAGTCAGACGACGCTGCGCCTGGCCTCGAGGCAGTCGGTCGGCGAGGCCGTTCAGGACATCAGGCAGCGAACGCAGCGGAATAGCGAGCGGGTGTGA
- a CDS encoding fibronectin type III domain-containing protein, translating to MPSQTFTSDGTWTVPSDVEIVTLYLSGEAGKGGVGGFDPGAGGSGGYVEGELAVTPGETLDVNIGEGRSVGGAASNYSGGDGGGSVDVRQGGSTASDRVAVPAGGGGGGASDSEAAPDGGAGGALQGADGGTKSQVGQATGGTQSSGGTGAGGGSDGSLVSGGDGGSSGNAGGGGGGGGYYGGGGGEGGSNYGGGGAGGSNYVDALATVTANDRGGSAKSFGSGEVTIAYSTPPSGLSASTVRYRSVDLTWDSVSGADEYRVYRDGSQVGTTTSTSFTDTGLAPTTGYTWEVTSVTDGVESSPSDPASATTGGSAPTDVSVSVVDDDITVTWTDTNGDEDGYEVHRSQSSPVDTSGTPVTTTSANVESFSDTALLDGERYYYRVVAVRNGERGDDSAELDGLTDLPRPTNLTVDSVSGRTATLSWTDPSDNASGYRILVRTPTERNFSQTGSDVAPVSEGETASATTGDLLDGQKYAVTVETFTSDASNRYAEIDVEAGTTLTVNSGETKDVLSPFAVKGTVSNSGTVENS from the coding sequence ATGCCATCACAGACGTTCACGTCGGACGGGACATGGACTGTCCCCTCAGATGTTGAAATTGTCACGCTCTACCTTTCTGGAGAGGCGGGCAAAGGTGGTGTTGGTGGGTTTGATCCCGGCGCTGGCGGCAGCGGAGGATACGTCGAGGGCGAACTGGCCGTCACGCCGGGCGAAACGCTCGACGTGAACATCGGAGAGGGCCGTTCGGTCGGCGGCGCTGCCTCCAACTACAGCGGGGGAGATGGCGGCGGAAGCGTCGATGTGAGGCAAGGTGGGTCAACAGCATCAGATCGGGTTGCCGTCCCAGCTGGCGGTGGGGGCGGCGGTGCATCCGATAGTGAAGCTGCCCCCGATGGCGGCGCCGGCGGGGCCCTGCAAGGCGCCGACGGGGGGACGAAGTCCCAGGTTGGCCAGGCGACTGGTGGGACACAGTCGAGTGGCGGCACGGGAGCCGGAGGTGGCTCAGACGGCAGTCTGGTGTCTGGGGGCGACGGCGGGAGCAGTGGCAATGCAGGTGGCGGCGGTGGTGGTGGCGGATACTACGGCGGTGGTGGTGGCGAAGGTGGCAGCAACTACGGCGGTGGCGGCGCCGGTGGGAGTAACTATGTCGACGCCCTCGCGACCGTCACGGCGAACGACCGCGGGGGGAGTGCGAAGTCATTTGGCAGCGGAGAAGTGACGATCGCCTACTCCACTCCGCCCAGCGGTCTGTCTGCATCCACGGTACGATACCGCTCTGTGGACCTCACGTGGGACTCTGTCAGCGGAGCTGACGAATACCGCGTCTACCGTGACGGAAGTCAGGTGGGGACCACAACGTCGACGTCGTTCACTGATACGGGACTCGCTCCCACGACAGGTTACACGTGGGAGGTGACGTCGGTGACCGACGGCGTCGAGAGCAGCCCATCCGACCCAGCGAGTGCAACGACCGGCGGGTCGGCGCCGACCGACGTGTCCGTCTCCGTCGTGGATGACGATATTACAGTTACGTGGACGGACACAAACGGCGATGAAGACGGCTACGAAGTACACCGGTCGCAGTCATCGCCCGTTGACACGTCCGGGACGCCGGTCACGACAACGAGCGCGAACGTAGAGTCGTTTTCGGACACTGCGCTGCTCGATGGTGAGCGGTACTACTACCGGGTCGTCGCTGTCCGCAACGGAGAGCGAGGTGACGACTCGGCTGAATTGGATGGTCTCACGGATCTGCCACGGCCGACCAACCTCACTGTTGACAGCGTCAGTGGTCGGACGGCAACGCTGTCATGGACGGATCCAAGCGACAACGCGAGCGGGTACCGGATACTGGTCCGGACCCCGACCGAGCGGAACTTTTCGCAGACCGGCAGCGATGTCGCACCGGTCTCAGAAGGCGAGACCGCGTCGGCGACGACGGGCGACCTACTTGACGGTCAAAAATACGCCGTCACCGTCGAGACGTTTACCAGTGATGCGTCGAACCGGTATGCCGAGATCGACGTCGAGGCAGGGACGACGTTGACGGTCAACAGCGGCGAGACGAAAGACGTGCTCTCTCCGTTCGCGGTGAAAGGGACGGTATCGAACAGCGGAACGGTCGAAAACTCATAA
- a CDS encoding rhomboid family intramembrane serine protease, whose product MGRAVETSRQVGPDASESSANGFSIATNPVLQTLAVMATISIIGWGIQPTDPSSPAVFAASVPLQENWWQLITANYAHLNTAHFMSNALFVLIAGGIISFSTSATRFHLFFIVSGVITTAIQLQAVAVSDGGPVWIVGSSGAAFALCGYVIGSFANTAISGRASVSRTGLVTIMLIVAGLFTIRFSAEGSAFLSHFTGVGIGLLTGWSRVLRTS is encoded by the coding sequence ATGGGACGGGCCGTCGAGACGTCGCGGCAGGTTGGCCCTGACGCTAGTGAAAGTTCCGCGAACGGGTTTTCGATAGCGACGAATCCTGTCCTTCAAACGCTCGCCGTGATGGCGACGATATCGATTATCGGCTGGGGTATTCAGCCAACCGATCCTTCATCTCCCGCGGTTTTCGCCGCGAGTGTTCCGCTACAAGAGAACTGGTGGCAGTTGATCACAGCGAACTACGCGCACTTGAACACGGCCCACTTCATGTCGAATGCACTGTTTGTTCTCATCGCCGGTGGGATCATCTCGTTCTCGACGAGTGCCACCCGATTCCACCTCTTCTTTATCGTGTCTGGGGTTATCACGACTGCTATACAACTGCAGGCAGTTGCCGTCTCCGATGGTGGACCAGTCTGGATCGTCGGATCAAGCGGAGCGGCGTTTGCTCTCTGTGGGTATGTAATCGGATCCTTTGCTAACACCGCCATTTCTGGCCGGGCAAGTGTCTCCCGGACTGGTCTTGTGACGATTATGTTGATTGTCGCTGGACTCTTTACGATACGCTTTTCGGCGGAAGGGAGTGCGTTTCTCTCCCACTTCACCGGAGTTGGGATTGGACTCCTAACAGGGTGGTCCCGTGTGCTGCGCACGAGTTGA
- a CDS encoding phage tail tube protein, with translation MTGAGSATVAYALEQSYMGSLVDSDSDGSPDWIQPGMDITVGDLTVEQALERSRHPDDPTPAGSREGNFEGALSVSFSMTDDNFHDLIFADGGTALPTSPMRAPSSTWYCAAEMPDGTTETRTPTGAIVPDATISYEQGSDITVELTLLYGDEPSDVTAPSTVQKPSDADVFSWHGATFKVDTLNQPLMQSTTLSLSGLARFRRGQDRHPYDAVVDAIEPSFSTDATFTERDQLAAAVDNSRDGPVGKVPATLSFANGQGTTIEYSLTDCQPASYSWADLVAANADLSEPIDYHVTDVSATTTTA, from the coding sequence ATGACGGGCGCCGGATCGGCAACCGTCGCGTACGCACTCGAGCAGTCCTACATGGGCTCGCTCGTCGATAGCGATAGTGACGGTAGCCCGGACTGGATCCAGCCCGGGATGGACATCACGGTCGGCGATCTCACGGTCGAGCAGGCGCTCGAGCGCAGTCGCCACCCGGACGACCCGACGCCGGCAGGCTCTCGCGAGGGCAACTTCGAGGGCGCGCTGTCGGTGTCGTTTTCGATGACCGACGACAACTTCCATGACCTCATCTTCGCCGACGGTGGGACGGCGCTGCCGACTTCGCCGATGCGCGCACCGTCGTCGACGTGGTACTGCGCGGCCGAGATGCCCGACGGGACGACCGAGACGCGGACACCGACCGGCGCGATCGTTCCGGACGCGACGATCAGCTACGAACAGGGTAGCGATATCACGGTCGAACTGACGCTGCTGTACGGCGACGAGCCGAGTGATGTAACAGCCCCCAGCACCGTCCAGAAGCCGTCCGATGCAGACGTCTTCTCGTGGCATGGCGCGACCTTCAAGGTCGACACACTCAACCAGCCTCTCATGCAGTCGACGACGCTCTCGCTGTCTGGGCTGGCACGGTTCCGGCGCGGTCAGGATCGCCACCCGTATGACGCTGTCGTCGACGCGATAGAGCCGTCATTCTCGACGGACGCTACCTTCACGGAGCGCGACCAGCTCGCTGCAGCAGTCGACAACTCCCGAGATGGGCCCGTCGGCAAGGTTCCGGCGACCCTCTCGTTCGCGAACGGCCAGGGAACGACGATCGAGTACAGTCTGACGGATTGCCAGCCGGCGTCATACTCGTGGGCTGATCTCGTCGCTGCGAACGCTGATCTGTCGGAACCCATCGACTACCACGTTACGGATGTGTCGGCGACGACGACCACTGCCTAA
- a CDS encoding phage major capsid protein, whose protein sequence is MSIHSTRTQNEKALEKLDTTDMAGGVLPRDLFEEWYQKVVDSATMLEGARTEDLPRPQMDLPRISVGERMRRASAENDGDSGSGEVNTDAVSLDVEKGTLSYDLSRESVDDTLDNVDEIVLDMLARQFAVDTQDLGINGDESSGDAFINQNDGWLKILSNSSDTATYDHTDGNGNAQPVDTSLFDQSIQAMPNKYLRSDRFEPVFYMNENKVQQYRMALTEREDPLGSAVIFGDEDITPFSYDVVGVAAWPEDTAVFTHPQNFVYGLYDEVEIRVLTNTDKVAENDLFARYFMRVRDDFAIEDEEAAVHVTGIQT, encoded by the coding sequence ATGAGCATTCACTCTACCCGAACGCAGAACGAAAAGGCACTCGAGAAACTCGACACCACGGACATGGCCGGCGGCGTCCTGCCGCGTGACCTGTTCGAGGAGTGGTACCAGAAGGTCGTCGACTCGGCGACCATGCTCGAGGGGGCCCGCACGGAGGATCTCCCGCGACCGCAGATGGACCTCCCGCGTATCAGCGTCGGCGAGCGCATGCGTCGCGCCTCCGCAGAAAATGATGGCGACTCCGGCTCGGGCGAGGTCAACACCGACGCCGTGAGCCTGGACGTCGAGAAGGGAACACTCTCGTACGATCTTTCTCGAGAGTCCGTCGACGACACGCTCGACAACGTCGACGAGATCGTCCTGGACATGCTGGCTCGCCAGTTTGCCGTCGACACTCAGGACCTCGGGATCAACGGCGACGAGTCCAGCGGAGACGCGTTCATCAACCAGAACGACGGCTGGCTGAAGATCCTATCGAACTCGTCGGATACAGCCACTTACGACCACACCGACGGAAACGGCAACGCCCAGCCGGTCGACACGTCGCTGTTCGACCAGTCGATCCAGGCGATGCCGAACAAGTACCTCCGGTCGGACCGGTTCGAGCCTGTGTTCTACATGAACGAGAACAAGGTCCAGCAGTACCGGATGGCGCTGACCGAGCGCGAGGACCCGCTGGGATCGGCCGTGATCTTCGGCGACGAGGACATCACGCCGTTCTCGTATGACGTCGTCGGCGTCGCTGCGTGGCCGGAAGACACGGCAGTGTTCACGCACCCGCAGAACTTCGTCTACGGTCTCTACGACGAGGTCGAGATCCGCGTCCTCACGAACACGGACAAGGTCGCCGAGAACGACCTCTTCGCTCGCTACTTCATGCGCGTTCGCGACGACTTCGCGATCGAGGACGAAGAGGCGGCAGTCCACGTCACGGGCATCCAGACCTAA
- a CDS encoding XkdF-like putative serine protease domain-containing protein: protein MPPVTKAGGEQFRKDVEFVTKDDDEQIAAGIVMVPDKADLQNDFAREETIRGFANQFEAFVDAGEAGGGIMHAVFPDGWMELERNEVLDESEEIGGQTVDAGAWVQEWRINEGALWELIADGILEGYSIGAIQVDWNGPYETDEVDDVAIPDDLGEDALVWELTDGMIREVSAVDIPAVPDAQILETKADAEKRLGDYLGDPDGFLEEAQQRGHSESEAERLWDVLNEAVAVDGSAEPGEKSIFHRIGKAAVDTFLGADDGASVAETPNEDPRKDRGTETAKEGRTLSTSNRHSLYATIDASLDILQDAGVDHGMTRFTDREDTTFDLSEHSARTWSTPDEDDEDEDEEEEEADDKHATGGDTPNDSDTIDMTDKNEDDPMADAPDWAKALNDRIDDLESNKDADTGDADDPMADAPKWAKSLDERVNEIEEKAIDDSEDKEKPEWAKNLEARIDEISKQTGTDTQQIGKVENEENEKGSGFTLDPRKARGN, encoded by the coding sequence ATGCCTCCGGTAACGAAGGCAGGCGGCGAGCAGTTCCGAAAGGACGTCGAGTTCGTCACGAAGGACGACGACGAACAGATCGCCGCCGGTATCGTGATGGTCCCCGACAAGGCGGACCTCCAGAACGACTTCGCCCGCGAGGAGACCATCCGCGGGTTCGCCAACCAGTTCGAGGCGTTCGTCGATGCCGGCGAGGCAGGCGGCGGCATCATGCATGCCGTCTTCCCCGACGGATGGATGGAACTCGAGCGAAACGAGGTCCTCGACGAGTCCGAAGAGATCGGCGGGCAGACCGTTGATGCCGGTGCGTGGGTCCAGGAGTGGCGTATCAACGAGGGCGCGCTCTGGGAGCTCATCGCTGACGGCATCCTCGAGGGCTACTCGATCGGGGCTATCCAAGTCGACTGGAACGGCCCGTACGAGACAGACGAAGTCGACGACGTCGCGATCCCCGACGATCTCGGCGAGGACGCCCTCGTCTGGGAGCTCACCGACGGGATGATCCGCGAGGTCTCGGCCGTCGACATCCCGGCGGTCCCCGATGCCCAGATCCTCGAGACGAAAGCCGACGCGGAGAAGCGCCTCGGCGACTACCTCGGCGATCCCGACGGCTTCCTCGAGGAGGCCCAGCAGCGCGGTCACTCCGAATCGGAGGCCGAACGGCTCTGGGACGTCCTCAACGAGGCGGTCGCCGTCGACGGCTCGGCCGAGCCAGGCGAGAAGAGCATCTTCCACCGTATCGGCAAGGCCGCGGTGGACACGTTCCTCGGCGCCGACGACGGTGCGAGCGTCGCCGAGACGCCCAACGAAGACCCACGGAAGGACCGCGGCACGGAGACCGCCAAGGAGGGACGTACCCTCTCGACGTCGAACCGGCACTCGTTGTACGCGACGATCGATGCCTCGCTGGACATCCTCCAGGACGCCGGCGTCGATCACGGCATGACGCGCTTCACCGATCGCGAAGACACGACGTTCGATCTCTCCGAGCACAGCGCCCGGACGTGGTCGACTCCCGACGAGGACGACGAAGACGAGGACGAGGAGGAAGAGGAAGCGGACGACAAGCACGCCACCGGCGGCGACACGCCGAACGACTCAGACACTATTGACATGACTGACAAAAACGAAGATGATCCGATGGCCGACGCCCCTGACTGGGCGAAGGCCCTCAATGACCGTATCGACGACCTCGAGAGCAACAAAGACGCCGACACCGGCGACGCTGACGATCCGATGGCTGACGCCCCCAAGTGGGCGAAGAGCCTCGACGAACGCGTCAACGAGATCGAGGAAAAGGCCATCGACGACAGCGAAGACAAGGAGAAGCCCGAGTGGGCGAAGAACCTCGAGGCGCGTATCGACGAGATTTCGAAACAGACCGGTACCGACACGCAGCAGATCGGGAAGGTCGAAAACGAGGAGAACGAGAAGGGCAGCGGCTTCACGCTGGACCCGCGGAAGGCACGAGGTAACTAA
- a CDS encoding phage portal protein, giving the protein MSDDSSEVSLSVSTLGNEPPQNKAAETTQLDERRIAIDAGLGIQPPYDPAVLGSFLELNETHQACIRKKSRYEVGYGFKIVQHPQADDPDPDGDAHDAVETFWHGATSSWQIGPEGTAASTPEEVLELGRQDYHGIGWAALEILVEGDGTPIGLAHVPATTVRVRKSSSTVRTEDGEEQEVIEKGHGYLQVRQGRRRYFGEAGDRYGDDKIFVDKETGETASSASELKNDPANELIYIPNPSPLSLYYGIPDWVAAMQTMGADQAAKEWNHDVFDHHGIPYYVVKVTGGTLTEDSKDELRNLMDNLKGTRYRTAILEVEEFEQKTDLEGEDGNDIEIELVPVGSREDLDMEFQAFRERNEHEIAKVHEVPPILINVTDTSNRSNSKEQVREFAEDVIAPEQKKFEARLYKILHQTALGVDDWTIQFELRGADRPEKNARVARNRVAAAGRAVTVDEAREAAGWDPLPDDHPVDGDTLLTDLDGGSTEQPDRPPSLEEQLPPEENKIGERDWADVEADLVDKDPIEQTQFNSSNLDEGLYDFGERELYLSFKREDGQNSLYAYVDVPASTWSSLVNAGSHGSYHYENIRLSYPYIEVTNFHSRLPEGPMPDSDEMPDDIPGGI; this is encoded by the coding sequence ATGAGCGACGATAGTAGCGAGGTCAGTCTGAGCGTTTCCACGCTTGGGAACGAGCCTCCGCAGAATAAGGCAGCTGAAACGACGCAACTCGACGAGCGCCGAATCGCGATCGACGCCGGCCTCGGGATCCAACCGCCCTACGATCCTGCTGTCTTAGGATCATTTCTGGAATTAAACGAGACCCACCAGGCATGCATCCGAAAGAAGTCCCGGTACGAGGTCGGATACGGCTTCAAGATCGTCCAACACCCCCAAGCCGACGACCCTGATCCGGACGGGGATGCCCACGACGCCGTCGAGACTTTCTGGCACGGCGCCACCTCGAGCTGGCAGATCGGGCCCGAAGGCACGGCCGCCTCAACTCCCGAAGAGGTCCTCGAACTCGGCCGGCAGGACTATCACGGGATCGGCTGGGCTGCACTCGAGATCCTCGTCGAGGGCGACGGCACACCGATCGGGCTGGCCCACGTTCCGGCGACGACGGTCCGCGTCCGGAAGTCATCCAGCACAGTCAGAACCGAAGATGGCGAGGAACAGGAGGTCATCGAGAAAGGGCACGGCTATCTCCAGGTTCGACAGGGCCGCCGTCGGTACTTCGGTGAAGCCGGCGATCGCTACGGTGACGACAAGATCTTCGTCGACAAGGAGACCGGCGAGACTGCTTCGAGCGCCAGCGAACTCAAGAACGATCCCGCGAACGAACTCATCTACATCCCGAACCCGTCGCCACTTTCGCTGTACTACGGCATCCCCGACTGGGTCGCTGCTATGCAGACGATGGGCGCTGACCAGGCGGCGAAGGAGTGGAATCACGACGTCTTCGACCATCACGGCATCCCGTACTACGTCGTCAAGGTCACCGGCGGAACGCTCACGGAGGACTCGAAGGACGAACTCCGGAATCTGATGGACAACCTCAAAGGTACACGCTACAGGACGGCGATCCTCGAGGTCGAAGAGTTCGAGCAGAAAACCGACCTGGAGGGAGAGGACGGAAACGACATCGAGATCGAGCTGGTCCCAGTCGGTTCTCGCGAGGATCTCGATATGGAATTCCAGGCTTTTCGGGAGCGCAACGAACACGAGATCGCGAAGGTCCACGAGGTCCCGCCGATCCTGATCAACGTCACCGACACCTCGAACCGGTCGAACTCGAAAGAGCAGGTCCGCGAATTTGCCGAGGACGTCATCGCTCCCGAGCAAAAGAAGTTCGAAGCCCGACTCTACAAGATCCTTCACCAGACCGCCCTTGGCGTCGACGACTGGACGATCCAGTTCGAGCTCAGGGGAGCTGATCGGCCAGAGAAAAACGCTCGAGTGGCCCGCAACCGCGTCGCCGCTGCTGGCCGGGCAGTTACCGTCGACGAAGCCCGCGAGGCCGCTGGCTGGGATCCGCTGCCCGACGATCACCCTGTCGACGGCGATACGCTACTCACTGATCTCGACGGTGGCTCTACCGAGCAGCCTGATCGGCCGCCATCGCTCGAGGAGCAACTCCCTCCGGAAGAAAACAAGATCGGGGAACGTGACTGGGCCGACGTCGAGGCTGATCTGGTTGACAAAGATCCGATTGAGCAAACACAGTTCAACAGCTCAAACCTGGATGAGGGACTGTACGACTTTGGCGAGCGAGAACTGTATCTCTCGTTCAAACGCGAGGACGGACAGAACTCTCTATACGCCTACGTCGATGTCCCGGCTTCGACTTGGTCGTCACTCGTCAACGCCGGCAGTCACGGATCCTATCACTATGAGAATATACGCCTCAGTTATCCGTATATCGAAGTGACGAACTTCCATTCGAGGCTGCCAGAGGGTCCGATGCCGGACTCGGACGAAATGCCAGATGACATTCCTGGGGGGATATAG
- a CDS encoding MarR family transcriptional regulator encodes MSGSIEELPPSAKLVYKVLEYAEHPLTQDEIADETRLSRSTLQYALDRLEKVDAIQSDHDLQDLRKKVYKTDK; translated from the coding sequence ATGAGTGGGTCGATCGAGGAACTTCCACCGAGTGCAAAACTCGTCTACAAGGTCCTCGAGTACGCTGAACATCCCCTAACACAGGATGAGATCGCCGACGAGACTCGTCTCTCACGGTCGACACTACAGTACGCCCTGGATCGTCTCGAAAAAGTCGACGCAATTCAGTCAGATCACGACCTTCAGGATCTCAGAAAGAAAGTATACAAAACTGATAAGTGA